A part of Silurus meridionalis isolate SWU-2019-XX chromosome 18, ASM1480568v1, whole genome shotgun sequence genomic DNA contains:
- the LOC124401589 gene encoding trace amine-associated receptor 6-like, with protein sequence MNLTELNLSDRCEHFSCPERSVSPAVYILLYVCSAAVVLLTMCGNLLVIISVLHFKQLHTPTNMLVLSLAVSDFLVGALIMPFMLIWTIESCWIFGRGFCTFFLLVGGVLITLSLYNIALIAVDRYLALSSPFLYTKTIFRRTMSIAVYSNWCMCLVYVITFFYFNGIFMDFLLCPGECAFLINEVWAFLDLVVSFIFPLSVIIILYSRVFLIAKKHATAIRELNNHTRAQTQKITSHSMKSERKAAKVLGILVAVFIVCLLPYYIYSLLGDVIEIHTETIQKVFIMLYLNSTINPFIYALFYPWFRRCIKLIITLQIFQTDSALINVLS encoded by the coding sequence ATGAACCTGACAGAATTGAATCTCTCGGATCgctgtgagcatttctcctgtccagagagatctgtatctcctgcagtttatatcttactgtacgtgtgttcagctgctgtggttcttctaacaatgtgtggaaatctgctcgtcatcatctctgttcttcacttcaagcagcttcacacaccgACCAACATGCTCGTGCTCTCTCTGGCCGTGTCGGATTTCCTTGTCGGTGCTTTAATAATGCCATTTATGTTAATCTGGACGATCGAGTCGTGTTGGATTTTCGGAAGAGGATTctgcaccttttttttgttagtaGGTGGTGTCCTTATAACCCTGTCCTTATATAATATTGCTCTGATTGCTGTGGATCGCTATTTGGCGCTCTCAAGCCCATTTCTCTACACAAAAACTATCTTTAGGAGGACCATGAGCATTGCAGTTTATTCTAACTGGTGTATGTGTCTGGTGTATGTCAtaacattcttttattttaatggaaTTTTCATGGATTTTCTACTGTGTCCTGGAGAATGTGCTTTTCTCATAAATGAGGTTTGGGCTTTTCTCGATCTTGttgtatcatttatttttccactttctgtcataatcatattgtacagtcgggtttttctgatcgctaagaaacacgccactgctatcagagagcttaataatcacacacgagctcaaacacagaaaatcacctcccactccatgaaatctgagagaaaagcagccaaagtcctcggTATTTTAGTGGCCGTGTTTATCGTGTGTTTACTgccatattatatttacagtttattaggtGACGTTATTGaaatacacacagaaacaatTCAGAAAGTTTTTATCATGCTTTATCTGAATTCCAccattaatccatttatttacgctctgttttatccgtggtttaggaggtgcattaaattaattataactctGCAGATATTCCAAACAGATTCTGCATTAATCAATGTGCTTTCATGA
- the LOC124401880 gene encoding trace amine-associated receptor 7a-like — MNVTELNLSDICEHFSCPERSVSPAVYILLYVCSAAVVLLTVCGNLLVIISVLHFKQLHTPANMLVLSLAVTDFFVGIFVMLPILIWTIESCWIFGSEFCTIFWLIVGFLTILSIYTIALIAVDRYVALSNPFLYTNKISRRTMSIVIHFNFLVCLTYNIVFYYFNITFTSYIMCPGECFISLNEVWSVIDLVYSFLFPLSVIIILYSRVFLIAKKHATAIRELNNHTRPQTQKITSHSMKSERKAAKVLGVLVSVFLACLLPFLIYNLLGDVVEQRTETIHKVLIMLSLNSTINPVIYALFYPWFRRCIKLIITLKIFQTDSALINVLS, encoded by the coding sequence ATGAACGTGACGGAGTTGAACCTCTCTGATATctgtgagcatttctcctgtccagagagatctgtatctcctgcagtttatatcttactgtacgtgtgttcagctgctgtggttcttctaacagtgtgtggaaatctgctcgtcatcatctctgttcttcacttcaagcagcttcacactcCGGCCAACATGCTCGTGCTCTCTCTGGCTGTGACGGATTTCTTTGTCGGGATTTTTGTAATGCTGCCGATCTTAATCTGGACAATCGAGTCATGCTGGATTTTCGGGAGTGAATTCTGCACTATTTTCTGGCTAATTGTTGGTTTTCTCACAATCTTATCCATTTACACTATCGCTCTGATCGCTGTGGATCGGTACGTGGCTCTCTCAAACCCCTTTCTCTACACAAACAAAATCTCTAGGAGGACCATGAGCATCGTGATTCACTTTAACTTCCTTGTGTGTCTGACATACAACATAGTGTTCtactattttaatataacattcaCAAGTTACATCATGTGTCCTGgagagtgttttatttctctgaaTGAGGTTTGGTCTGTAATTGATCTTGTGTATTCGTTTCtatttccactttctgtcataatcatattgtacagtcgggtttttctgatcgctaaaaaacacgccactgctatcagagagcttaataatcacacacgacctcaaacacagaaaatcacctcccactccatgaaatctgagagaaaagcagccaaagtcctcggCGTTTTAGTGTCCGTGTTTCTGGCCTGTTTACTTCcatttttaatttacaatttattagGTGATGTTGTTGAACAACGGACAGAAACTATTCATAAAGTTTTAATCATGCTATCTCTTAATTCCACCATTAATCCGGTTATTTATGCTCTGTTTTATccgtggtttaggaggtgcattaaattaattataactctGAAAATATTCCAAACAGACTCTGCATTAATTAATGTTCTTTCATGA
- the LOC124401753 gene encoding trace amine-associated receptor 13c-like, producing the protein MHYAVTRIVWGVVNFYTLKTPKCNTFEVFRGMTLNSHQRNIVFMNVTELNLSDRCEHFSCPERSVSPAVYILLYVCSAAVVLLTVCGNLLVIISVVHFKQLHTPTNMLVLSLAVSDFFVGILVIPLILIWTIESCWILGRSFCTIFWISVGFLTVLSISTIVLIAVDRYVALSNPFLYTNKISKRTMSIMIYSNLLLCLTYNIVYYYFNITFTSYIMCPGECFFLLNEVWSVIDLVYSFIFPLSVIIILYSRVFLIAKKHATAIRELNNHTRPQTQKITSHSMKSERKAAKILGVLVSVFLACLLPYLIYSLLGDVIELKTETIHKVLIMMSLNSTINPFIYALFYPWFRRCIKLIITLKIF; encoded by the coding sequence ATGCATTATGCTGTCACTCGAATTGTGTGGGGTGTGGTCAATTTCTACACTTTAAAAACGCCAAAGTGTAATACTTTTGAGGTATTTAGAGGTATGACTTTAAACTCACATCAGAGAAATATTGTGTTCATGAACGTGACGGAGTTGAATCTCTCTGATCgctgtgagcatttctcctgtccagagagatctgtatctcctgcagtttatatcttactgtacgtgtgttcagctgctgtggttcttctaacagtgtgtggaaatctgctcgtcatcatctctgttgttcacttcaagcagcttcacacaccgACCAACATGCTCGTGCTCTCTCTGGCCGTGTCGGATTTCTTCGTGGGCATTCTTGTAATTCCGCTGATCTTAATCTGGACAATTGAGTCATGCTGGATTTTGGGTAGAAGCTTCTGCACCATTTTTTGGATAAGTGTTGGTTTTCTCACAGTCTTATCTATCTCTACTATTGTTCTCATCGCTGTGGATCGGTACGTGGCTCTCTCAAACCCCTTTCTCTACACAAACAAAATCTCTAAAAGGACTATGAGCATCATGATTTATTCTAATTTACTTTTGTGTCTGACATACAACATAGTTTACtactattttaatataacattcaCAAGTTACATAATGTGTCCTGGAGAGTGTTTTTTCTTACTGAATGAGGTTTGGTCTGTAATTGATCTTGTGTATTCGTTTATATTTCCTctttctgtcataatcatattgtacagtcgggtttttctgattgctaagaaacacgccactgctatcagagagcttaataatcacacacgacctcaaacacagaaaatcacctcccactccatgaaatctgagagaaaagcagccaaaatCCTCGGCGTTTTAGTGTCCGTGTTTCTGGCGTGTTTACTTCCTTATttaatttacagtttattaggtGACGTTATTGAACTGAAGACAGAAACTATTCATAAAGTCTTAATCATGATGTCACTTAATTCCAccattaatccatttatttacgctctgttttatccgtggtttaggaggtgcattaaattaataataactcTGAAAATATTTTAG